The Delphinus delphis chromosome 2, mDelDel1.2, whole genome shotgun sequence genome contains a region encoding:
- the LARP6 gene encoding la-related protein 6: MAQPGEEALSGPETAVQIRVAIQEAEDVEELEDEEEEEGAEARGSGDPSRYLSPGWGSASEEEPSRGHSGATTSGGENEREDLEQEWQPPDEELIKKLVDQIEFYFSDENLEKDAFLLKHVRRNKLGYVSVKLLTSFKKVKHLTRDWRTTAHALKYSVTLELNEDHRKVRRTTPVPLFPSENLPSKMLLVYDLYLSPKLWALATPQKNGRVQEKVMEHLLKLFGTFGVISSVRILKPGRELPPDIRRISGRYSQVGTQECAIVEFEEVEAAIKAHEFMITESQGRESMKAVLIGMKPPKKKPSKEKNQDEEPTSSIHLNKSLNRRVEELQYVGDESSANSSSDPESNPTSPMAGRRHAVANKLSPSGHQNLFLSPNASPCSSPWSSPLAQRKGVSRKSPLAEEGRPNSSASPETFRKCMDYSSDSSVTPSGSPWVRRRRQAEMGTQEKSPRASPLLSRKMQTADRLPVGVLRLPRGPDNTRGFHSGHERSRACV; encoded by the exons atggcccaGCCCGGCGAGGAGGCGCTGTCCGGGCCCGAGACTGCGGTGCAGATCCGCGTCGCCATCCAGGAGGCCGAGGACGTAGAGGAGctggaggacgaggaggaggaggagggggcggaGGCGCGGGGCTCGGGGGACCCCTCTCGGTACCTCAGCCCAGGCTGGGGCAGCGCCAGCGAGGAGGAGCCGAGCCGCGGGCACAG TGGCGCCACGACAAGTGGGGGCGAGAACGAGCGTGAAGACCTGGAGCAGGAGTGGCAGCCCCCGGACGAGGAGTTAATCAAGAAACTGGTGGATCAGATTGAATTCTACTTTTCTGATGAAAACCTGGAGAAGGACGCCTTCCTGCTAAAGCACGTGAGGAGGAACAAGCTGGGGTATGTGAGTGTCAAGCTACTCACATCCTTCAAAAAG GTAAAACACCTTACACGGGACTGGAGAACCACAGCACATGCCTTGAAGTACTCAGTGACCCTCGAGTTGAATGAGGACCACCGGAAGGTGAGGAGGACCACCCCTGTCCCACTCTTCCCCAGCGAGAACCTCCCCAGCAAGATGCTCCTGGTCTATGACCTCTACCTGTCCCCTAAGCTCTGGGCCCTGGCCACCCCCCAGAAGAATGGAAGGGTGCAGGAGAAGGTGATGGAACACCTGCTCAAGCTCTTCGGGACCTTTGGAGTCATCTCGTCGGTGCGAATCCTCAAACCCGGGAGAGAGCTGCCTCCTGATATCCGGAGGATCAGCGGCCGGTACAGCCAGGTGGGGACCCAAGAGTGCGCCATTGTGGAGTTCGAGGAGGTGGAAGCGGCCATCAAAGCCCATGAGTTCATGATCACAGAATCTCAGGGCCGGGAGAGCATGAAAGCTGTCCTGATTGGTATGAAGCCACCCAAAAAGAAACCATCCAAAGAGAAGAACCAGGATGAAGAACCCACGTCGAGCATCCACCTGAACAAGTCCCTAAACAGGAGAGTTGAGGAGCTTCAGTACGTGGGGGATGAGTCTTCCGCCAACAGCTCCTCTGACCCCGAGAGCAATCCCACGTCCCCTATGGCTGGCCGGCGCCATGCAGTCGCCAACAAGCTCAGCCCTTCTGGCCACCAGAATCTCTTTCTGAGCCCGAATGCCTCCCCGTGCTCAAGTCCTTGGAGCAGCCCCTTGGCTCAACGAAAAGGCGTTTCCAGAAAATCCCCACTGGCCGAAGAAGGTAGGCCGAACTCCAGCGCCAGTCCTGAGACCTTTCGCAAGTGCATGGATTATTCCTCGGACAGCAGCGTCACTCCCTCTGGCAGCCCCTGGGTTCGGAGGCGCCGCCAGGCTGAGATGGGGACACAGGAGAAGAGCCCCAGAGCGAGTCCCCTGCTCTCTCGGAAGATGCAGACTGCAGATAGGCTACCTGTGGGGGTGCTGAGGTTGCCCAGAGGCCCTGACAACACCAGAGGATTCCACAGTGGACACGAGAGGAGCAGGGCCTGTGTATAA